Proteins co-encoded in one Arachis stenosperma cultivar V10309 chromosome 7, arast.V10309.gnm1.PFL2, whole genome shotgun sequence genomic window:
- the LOC130939221 gene encoding UPF0481 protein At3g47200-like, whose protein sequence is MENHVAKELEAMLKETQPSLTTKSCCIYKVPHEIRQFNEDAYTPVLVSIGPLHHGNSRLVTMEGHKQVYCQHLVGKSEASLSDLVSCVQQLEPQIRACYSENIDLTADELVKVIFIDCCFIIELFLRSYEHKTEDDDVILSKVWKKVRVQYDLILLENQVPLFVLEKIYNLAFASRLDSGRFPSFMRLAADIYFSHFNTQGVLLPAAGSSIAHFTDLLRYFHLPPSHRIPSRNFRPLVLDHRASELVEAGVEFQVNKSSNGILDLEFEHGILKIPHVIVHDRTEVWLRNIVALEQCHYPRHHYITDYVRFLAQLVNTNKDADVLIKARIIQSNVSGHDTSVAKLFRDVDQNIIVVNHNANYLQICNDLNAFYEHPCRTKIATLRRDYFTTPWKTATSIAGILLLLLTVIQTVCSILQLHS, encoded by the coding sequence atggagaaTCATGTAGCTAAAGAGTTGGAAGCAATGCTGAAGGAGACACAACCTTCGCTTACAACCAAAAGCTGCTGCATCTACAAGGTGCCCCATGAAATCCGTCAATTTAACGAAGATGCATACACCCCAGTACTTGTTTCTATTGGCCCTCTTCATCACGGGAATTCCAGACTGGTAACCATGGAAGGTCACAAACAGGTTTATTGCCAACACTTGGTTGGAAAATCGGAGGCAAGTTTGAGTGATTTGGTGAGTTGCGTGCAACAGTTGGAACCACAAATCCGTGCATGTTACTCTGAGAATATCGATCTGACAGCGGATGAGTTGGTAAAGGTGATATTCATAGACTGTTGTTTCATAATTGAGCTTTTCCTCAGAAGTTATGAGCACAAGACAGAGGATGATGATGTTATCCTCTCAAAAGTTTGGAAGAAGGTTCGAGTACAATATGATTTGATATTACTTGAGAATCAAGTTCCTTTGTTTGTTCTTGAGAAAATATACAATCTAGCTTTTGCTTCTCGCTTAGATAGTGGTCGATTCCCTTCATTTATGCGGCTTGCTGCTGACATATATTTTTCACATTTCAACACACAAGGAGTGTTATTACCAGCAGCTGGTAGCAGTATAGCACACTTCACTGATCTGCTTAGATACTTCCACTTGCCACCATCTCATAGAATACCTTCAAGGAACTTTAGACCATTAGTTCTTGATCACCGTGCATCTGAGTTAGTTGAAGCAGGAGTGGAGTTCCAAGTAAATAAATCAAGTAATGGCATACTTGACTTGGAATTTGAACATGGTATTCTTAAAATCCCACACGTTATAGTGCATGATAGGACTGAAGTTTGGTTGAGGAACATTGTGGCTTTGGAGCAGTGTCATTATCCTCGTCATCACTACATCACTGACTACGTTCGCTTCCTTGCTCAActtgtcaacacaaacaaggATGCGGATGTCCTCATCAAAGCTCGAATAATTCAGAGCAATGTAAGTGGTCATGACACTTCAGTGGCTAAGCTATTCAGAGATGTTGATCAGAATATTATAGTGGTGAATCATAATGCCAATTATCTCCAAATTTGCAATGACTTGAATGCTTTTTACGAACATCCCTGCCGCACTAAAATAGCAACTCTCAGACGCGATTATTTCACCACTCCATGGAAGACAGCAACTTCTATTGCTGGaattctattgctccttcttacTGTTATTCAGACTGTATGTTCCATTCTCCAGCTTCATTCTTAA